The proteins below come from a single Rhodococcus sp. WMMA185 genomic window:
- a CDS encoding SDR family oxidoreductase, whose protein sequence is MKVAGRVAIVTGGGGGIGGAIAERLAENGAKVMVADLDPNAAASVADGINARYPGSALAEGADVANVDHIRRIIEHAEAEFGCVDLYFANAGVGGALGLEASDADWDHVLDVNVRAHIRAAQQLVPKWLERGEGYFVTTASAAGLLTQIGSATYSVTKHAAVGFAEWLSVTYGDQGIGVSCLCPMGVDTAMLYAGRDSGDPRGVAATQAVTSAGEVLQPAQVADVVLDAVEREAFLILPHEQVLAMFQQKGADYDRWIRGMRRYQGALLGQG, encoded by the coding sequence GTGAAGGTTGCAGGGAGGGTCGCCATCGTCACTGGCGGAGGTGGCGGTATCGGCGGAGCGATCGCGGAACGTCTCGCCGAAAACGGCGCGAAGGTGATGGTCGCCGATCTCGACCCGAATGCTGCCGCGTCAGTTGCCGACGGAATCAACGCCCGGTACCCGGGATCTGCTCTCGCCGAAGGCGCCGATGTCGCGAATGTCGATCATATTCGGCGCATCATCGAGCACGCGGAGGCCGAATTCGGCTGTGTCGATTTGTACTTTGCCAATGCAGGTGTCGGCGGTGCGCTCGGACTGGAGGCGAGCGATGCCGACTGGGATCACGTCCTCGACGTCAATGTTCGCGCCCATATCCGGGCGGCGCAGCAGTTGGTCCCGAAGTGGCTCGAGCGTGGCGAGGGCTATTTCGTCACGACGGCGTCCGCCGCGGGTCTGCTCACTCAGATCGGTTCGGCGACGTACTCGGTGACCAAGCACGCGGCCGTCGGGTTCGCCGAGTGGCTGTCGGTCACCTACGGCGACCAGGGGATCGGCGTGAGTTGCCTGTGTCCTATGGGAGTGGACACCGCGATGCTCTACGCGGGCCGGGATTCAGGCGACCCGCGGGGCGTGGCAGCAACGCAGGCGGTCACGTCGGCGGGGGAGGTGCTCCAACCCGCCCAGGTGGCCGACGTCGTGCTCGATGCAGTCGAACGGGAAGCCTTCCTGATTCTTCCGCACGAGCAGGTCCTCGCGATGTTTCAGCAAAAGGGTGCCGACTATGACCGGTGGATTCGGGGAATGCGCCGCTACCAGGGTGCCCTGCTGGGACAGGGGTGA
- a CDS encoding MaoC family dehydratase — protein sequence MIDATTLPVRPSSFEELTALIGKELGPTDWYDVTQKRVNDFADATDDHQWIHVDLERAAASPLGGTIAHGLYTLSLGPALSSQLLRFDGFAHGLNYGYNKVRFPSPVPVGSRIRMRATVVSAEQVGGGIQVTMNQIVEREGSDKPVVVAESLSRVVEAAQ from the coding sequence ATGATCGACGCCACCACTTTGCCCGTCCGTCCTTCCAGCTTCGAGGAACTGACCGCATTGATCGGCAAGGAACTCGGCCCGACCGACTGGTACGACGTCACCCAGAAACGGGTGAACGATTTTGCCGACGCCACCGACGACCACCAATGGATCCACGTCGATCTCGAGCGCGCCGCCGCGAGTCCGCTCGGCGGCACCATCGCACACGGGCTCTACACGCTGTCTCTCGGCCCGGCTCTGTCTTCGCAACTATTGCGTTTCGACGGATTCGCGCACGGCCTGAACTACGGCTACAACAAGGTGCGGTTCCCATCCCCTGTTCCGGTCGGCTCACGCATCCGCATGCGCGCGACCGTTGTGTCCGCCGAGCAGGTCGGCGGCGGAATCCAGGTGACGATGAACCAGATCGTCGAGCGCGAGGGGTCCGACAAACCCGTGGTCGTGGCCGAGTCCCTCTCTCGCGTGGTGGAGGCCGCCCAGTAG
- a CDS encoding AMP-binding protein: MANVIDPVRRHSDTTPDNIALRGADSTLTYRQLLTAAVRYSGALVSAGLSPGDRVLLAAPSVPEFVIAYMGVQAAGCVVVPVNTMSTRPEIEYVLTDAGVSLAIVWHELGPAVGDAAASLDVPVWTLTPDAPTAEVAPGSVADRELDETAAILYTSGTTGRPKGAELTVGNFLSGGEIGIECSRGSTRDRTGTALPLFHVFGQASVMMATFTGGGSLSLLARFDPIAMLDMLRRDRLTIMAGVPTMWNAMLHAADGANPQDFANLRIAISGGASLPGKVAREFESRFGCTILEGYGLTETTAFGTFNDIDRGGKIGYTGRAVPRTEVVVMDHDGVPCPPGTVGEVFVRGATVMKGYWNRPSDTAEALSTEGWLRTGDLGETDADGDLRIVDRAKDLIIRGGYNVYPSEVEEVLYSYPDIVEAAVVGVPDDYYGEEVAAVVSTAPGVELDTAQLTEWARERLSAYKIPRIVSVVDTLPKGSTGKILKRSIDRTALRDSTRPAEVHER; the protein is encoded by the coding sequence ATGGCAAACGTGATCGACCCGGTGCGCCGCCACTCGGACACCACGCCCGACAACATCGCACTTCGTGGTGCGGACAGCACCCTCACCTACCGGCAGTTGCTGACCGCGGCCGTCCGTTACTCGGGTGCCCTCGTTTCCGCAGGCCTTTCCCCCGGCGACCGAGTCCTTCTCGCGGCGCCGTCGGTCCCCGAGTTCGTGATCGCGTACATGGGAGTCCAGGCTGCCGGTTGCGTCGTCGTCCCGGTGAACACGATGTCAACCCGGCCCGAGATCGAATACGTGCTCACCGACGCGGGCGTCTCACTCGCCATCGTCTGGCACGAGCTCGGACCCGCGGTCGGCGATGCCGCTGCATCACTGGACGTCCCGGTCTGGACCCTGACACCCGACGCCCCGACTGCGGAGGTCGCGCCGGGGTCCGTCGCCGACCGGGAACTCGACGAAACCGCAGCCATCCTCTATACCTCCGGCACTACCGGACGCCCGAAGGGCGCAGAACTTACTGTGGGAAATTTCCTGTCGGGCGGCGAGATCGGGATCGAGTGCAGTCGCGGCTCGACCCGGGACCGTACCGGAACGGCCCTTCCCCTGTTCCACGTGTTCGGCCAAGCCTCGGTCATGATGGCTACGTTCACGGGCGGCGGGTCTTTGTCGCTGCTGGCCCGGTTCGATCCGATAGCGATGCTCGACATGCTGCGCCGCGACCGGCTCACGATCATGGCCGGCGTGCCGACGATGTGGAATGCGATGCTGCATGCCGCCGACGGTGCGAACCCGCAGGACTTCGCGAACCTTCGCATCGCCATCTCCGGGGGCGCGTCTCTGCCGGGCAAGGTGGCGCGCGAATTCGAATCGAGATTCGGTTGCACGATCCTCGAGGGATACGGTCTCACCGAGACCACAGCCTTCGGCACTTTCAACGACATCGACCGCGGCGGGAAGATCGGCTACACCGGGCGCGCGGTGCCGAGAACGGAGGTCGTCGTGATGGACCACGACGGTGTCCCCTGCCCACCCGGCACCGTCGGCGAGGTGTTCGTCCGGGGTGCGACAGTGATGAAGGGCTACTGGAATCGGCCCTCCGATACTGCTGAAGCTCTGTCCACTGAGGGTTGGCTGCGCACGGGAGATCTCGGGGAGACCGACGCGGACGGAGACCTTCGCATCGTCGACCGAGCGAAAGATCTGATCATCCGTGGCGGCTACAACGTCTACCCCAGCGAAGTCGAAGAGGTCCTCTACTCATACCCCGACATCGTCGAAGCCGCGGTCGTCGGCGTACCGGACGACTACTACGGAGAAGAGGTCGCCGCCGTGGTCTCCACCGCCCCGGGCGTAGAACTCGACACCGCACAACTCACGGAGTGGGCGCGGGAAAGACTGTCCGCATACAAGATTCCTCGAATCGTTTCGGTCGTCGACACCCTGCCGAAAGGGTCGACCGGCAAAATCCTCAAGCGCTCGATCGACCGGACAGCGCTGCGCGATAGCACACGGCCTGCCGAAGTACATGAAAGGTGA
- a CDS encoding NADP-dependent oxidoreductase → MATTNRQVRLAKRPIGRPDDSTWEITSEPIPEPSSGEFTVQVDYVSLDPAMRGWLNDVKSYVPPVQIGEVMRTHAVGRVIASQNPAFPVGQLVTGPFGVQEFALSNGRDVVTADESLAPAPTWLGALGFPGMTAYFGLTDVGKLEKGDTVLISGAAGAVGSIAGQIAKLKGATVIGIAGGAQKCAWLTGELGFDAAIDYKSESVGKALHAAAPNGIDLYFDNVGGEILDAALAHLRKNARIALCGAISGYNATEPQPGPSRYLSLLINRASMTGFIVFDYLDRFPEGMAAMSEWIRAGQIVTREQVESGGVEAFGRTLTMLFDGANTGKLVLKISDD, encoded by the coding sequence GTGGCAACAACCAATAGACAGGTCCGCCTGGCGAAGCGTCCAATCGGCAGGCCCGACGACTCCACCTGGGAGATCACTTCCGAGCCGATCCCCGAACCCTCGTCCGGCGAGTTCACCGTGCAGGTGGACTACGTGTCACTCGACCCGGCCATGCGGGGATGGCTGAACGACGTGAAATCCTACGTGCCACCGGTCCAGATCGGCGAGGTGATGCGCACGCATGCGGTCGGCCGAGTGATCGCGTCACAGAACCCAGCATTCCCTGTCGGTCAACTCGTCACCGGACCTTTCGGGGTCCAGGAGTTCGCCCTCAGCAACGGCCGTGATGTCGTCACGGCGGACGAGTCGCTCGCACCGGCACCGACGTGGCTCGGCGCGCTCGGATTCCCCGGCATGACAGCGTATTTCGGGCTTACCGATGTCGGCAAGCTCGAGAAGGGCGATACCGTACTCATCTCCGGTGCCGCGGGAGCCGTCGGGAGTATCGCCGGGCAGATCGCCAAGCTGAAAGGCGCTACGGTCATCGGCATCGCCGGTGGAGCGCAGAAGTGTGCCTGGCTCACCGGCGAGCTGGGATTCGACGCCGCGATCGACTACAAGTCCGAATCCGTCGGCAAAGCCCTGCACGCCGCCGCGCCGAACGGCATAGACCTCTACTTCGACAACGTCGGTGGCGAAATTCTCGATGCCGCACTTGCGCACCTTCGCAAGAACGCGCGGATCGCGCTCTGTGGTGCGATCTCTGGCTACAACGCCACCGAACCACAGCCCGGCCCGTCGCGCTATCTCTCGCTCCTGATCAACCGGGCCTCGATGACGGGCTTCATAGTGTTCGATTACCTCGACCGGTTCCCAGAGGGAATGGCGGCAATGTCCGAGTGGATTCGTGCCGGCCAGATCGTGACCCGCGAACAGGTGGAGTCCGGAGGGGTCGAGGCATTCGGCCGCACGCTGACGATGCTGTTCGACGGCGCGAACACCGGAAAGTTGGTGCTGAAGATCAGCGACGACTGA
- a CDS encoding TIGR03560 family F420-dependent LLM class oxidoreductase codes for MELMIFAVPGPGSVSYEQHLRLAQSAEELGYAGFFQGDHYLGDDPPGPTDAWVTLAGVARETSTIRLGTLLTSATFRYPGPLAIQVAQIDQMSGGRVDFGVGAGWVEVEHRAYGIPYPPMKERFDRLEEYLAVITGLWRTPLGERFSYHGNYFRLEGSPALPKPYQGGGIPIITGGWGTKRTPAISARYADEFNQQPVRTESGDVSTAPTAGIDTAAQQFERVREACRAIGRDPSELTFSNTLTLCCGRSEPEIASRAERIGRSVDDLRALDGSGSPAELVDMIGRCAEIGSSRIYFRIHDFDDLDHLELVASEVMPQLDS; via the coding sequence ATGGAACTGATGATATTCGCTGTCCCCGGACCGGGATCGGTAAGTTACGAACAGCATCTGCGGTTGGCGCAGTCCGCCGAGGAGTTGGGCTACGCGGGCTTCTTCCAAGGCGACCACTATTTGGGTGATGATCCACCGGGGCCGACCGATGCGTGGGTGACGTTGGCCGGGGTCGCCCGCGAGACTTCCACCATCCGGCTCGGGACGCTGTTGACCTCGGCGACCTTCCGCTACCCCGGTCCATTGGCCATCCAGGTCGCCCAGATCGATCAGATGAGCGGCGGACGGGTCGATTTCGGGGTCGGTGCAGGCTGGGTCGAGGTCGAGCATCGCGCGTATGGCATCCCCTATCCCCCGATGAAGGAGCGCTTCGATCGGCTCGAGGAATATCTGGCAGTGATCACCGGTCTATGGCGCACCCCGCTCGGTGAACGATTCAGCTACCACGGCAACTATTTTCGTCTCGAGGGCTCTCCGGCGCTGCCCAAGCCCTATCAGGGGGGCGGTATACCCATCATCACGGGCGGGTGGGGTACCAAGCGCACTCCAGCGATCAGTGCCCGCTATGCCGATGAATTCAATCAACAGCCAGTGCGGACCGAGTCCGGTGACGTGTCCACGGCGCCGACGGCCGGCATCGACACTGCTGCGCAGCAGTTCGAGCGGGTTCGGGAGGCGTGCCGGGCTATAGGCCGTGACCCCTCCGAACTCACGTTCTCCAACACCTTGACCCTGTGCTGTGGGCGATCCGAGCCAGAGATCGCCTCACGCGCCGAACGCATCGGCCGCAGCGTCGATGATTTGCGCGCCCTCGACGGCAGTGGCTCACCCGCCGAACTGGTCGACATGATCGGCCGATGCGCAGAGATCGGGTCCAGCCGCATCTATTTCAGGATCCACGATTTCGACGACCTCGATCACCTCGAGTTGGTGGCCTCGGAAGTGATGCCACAACTGGACAGCTGA
- a CDS encoding MFS transporter produces MTTSAVQPGTDAEAQRKRRHRKLLAAGLFGSSIEWYDFFLYGTAAALVFPQVFFPEQSPLIATLLSFSTFWAGFVARPIGGIVAGHYGDKYGRKPAVVVSLLAMGLATFLIGLLPGAASIGVAAPIILVFLRFVQGLACGGQWGGIVLLLTESSGPKRRGFSGTFGQMGVPFGVVLGNAVLLGATGALSNEAFLSWGWRVPFLASALLFPIVLYIHNKVEDTPEFRELQEEAKKKREAVVNAPLAQAIRNHWRTILLACGLLAATNALFYISIAGVLAYGTEELGMSRNDMLAVSLLSAGLTIGVVLWSGHISDKIGRRPMILIGAAAIVLWAFPYFMLVNTTNIVLFFVAVTVGSIFQSMTYGPVAAYIGELFAPNVRYSGASMSYQLAAVTVSGGTPFIMTALIAETGSTVPVSIFIALMGLVTLLSAWKLRETNPAEVRGDPTAIPGAHLH; encoded by the coding sequence ATGACTACATCTGCGGTGCAGCCGGGTACCGACGCGGAAGCGCAACGCAAGCGCAGGCATCGAAAACTCCTGGCAGCGGGACTCTTCGGTAGCTCGATCGAGTGGTATGACTTCTTCCTCTACGGCACCGCCGCTGCCCTCGTCTTTCCTCAGGTCTTCTTTCCCGAGCAATCGCCGCTCATAGCAACACTGCTCTCGTTCAGTACCTTCTGGGCAGGCTTCGTCGCCCGGCCGATCGGCGGAATCGTGGCGGGGCACTACGGTGACAAGTACGGTCGCAAGCCGGCCGTGGTCGTCAGCCTACTGGCCATGGGTCTCGCGACGTTCCTGATCGGTTTGCTGCCGGGCGCAGCGTCAATCGGCGTTGCTGCACCGATAATCCTGGTCTTCCTCCGTTTCGTTCAAGGTCTCGCCTGCGGCGGCCAGTGGGGCGGAATCGTCCTGCTGCTCACCGAGTCGTCAGGCCCGAAGCGCCGTGGGTTCTCAGGGACATTCGGGCAAATGGGTGTCCCGTTCGGCGTCGTGCTCGGGAATGCGGTGCTACTCGGTGCCACCGGGGCACTGTCGAACGAGGCCTTCCTCAGCTGGGGCTGGCGAGTCCCCTTCTTGGCGAGCGCGCTCCTGTTCCCGATCGTGCTCTACATCCACAACAAGGTCGAGGACACCCCTGAGTTCCGTGAACTCCAGGAAGAGGCGAAGAAGAAGCGGGAGGCCGTTGTCAACGCGCCTCTGGCACAAGCGATCAGGAACCACTGGCGCACGATTCTGCTTGCATGCGGGTTGCTGGCGGCCACCAACGCACTGTTCTACATCTCCATCGCAGGTGTGCTCGCCTACGGCACAGAGGAACTGGGCATGAGTCGCAACGACATGCTCGCAGTCTCCCTGCTCAGCGCCGGGCTCACCATCGGGGTGGTGCTGTGGTCCGGGCACATCTCCGACAAGATCGGGCGTCGGCCCATGATCCTGATCGGCGCGGCCGCCATCGTGTTGTGGGCGTTCCCGTACTTCATGTTGGTCAATACCACCAATATCGTGCTGTTCTTTGTCGCCGTGACTGTCGGTAGCATTTTCCAGTCCATGACATACGGGCCGGTTGCCGCGTATATCGGCGAGCTGTTCGCACCGAACGTCCGGTATTCGGGGGCGTCGATGTCGTATCAGCTCGCCGCAGTTACGGTGAGCGGTGGTACACCATTCATCATGACCGCGCTGATCGCCGAGACAGGAAGCACCGTCCCCGTTTCGATCTTCATCGCACTGATGGGGCTCGTCACGCTCCTGAGCGCATGGAAGCTTCGTGAGACCAACCCCGCCGAGGTCCGGGGCGACCCGACGGCGATTCCTGGCGCGCACCTTCACTAG
- a CDS encoding TetR/AcrR family transcriptional regulator, whose amino-acid sequence MSSPRTAHAVPVTARGVRTRDRLVAAARVVFERAGYLDARLVDISKEAGLSTGSFYTYFANKEEVFAAVVEVTQNDLLHPGMGRVEDEADVHAVVEASIGAYLHAWRRNARLLALLEQVAHVDPNFRDLARQRDDVFFERNARSIADLQVRGVADSSLDPMLTSKALSEMVGRVAYSYFTGPPSEQESITVDQLTAGLARMWTNALRIPDRARGR is encoded by the coding sequence ATGTCGAGTCCGCGAACCGCGCACGCGGTGCCGGTTACCGCACGGGGCGTTCGCACTCGGGACCGTCTGGTCGCGGCGGCCCGCGTGGTCTTCGAGCGTGCGGGCTATCTAGACGCCCGCCTTGTCGACATCAGTAAGGAGGCAGGGCTTTCCACCGGGTCGTTCTATACCTACTTCGCCAACAAGGAGGAGGTATTTGCGGCCGTGGTCGAGGTGACTCAGAACGATCTTCTGCACCCGGGTATGGGGCGTGTCGAGGACGAGGCTGATGTTCACGCAGTTGTGGAAGCGAGTATCGGTGCCTATCTTCACGCGTGGCGCCGGAATGCGCGACTGCTGGCTCTGCTCGAGCAGGTTGCACACGTCGACCCCAACTTCCGTGATCTGGCACGGCAACGGGACGACGTGTTCTTCGAGCGCAACGCGCGGTCGATTGCCGACCTCCAGGTTCGTGGTGTCGCAGACTCCTCCCTGGACCCGATGCTCACGTCGAAGGCGTTGTCCGAGATGGTCGGAAGGGTGGCCTACAGCTACTTCACCGGACCACCCAGTGAACAGGAATCGATCACGGTCGATCAATTGACCGCCGGCCTGGCGCGGATGTGGACCAACGCGTTGCGGATTCCGGACCGCGCCCGGGGTCGATGA
- a CDS encoding phosphotriesterase family protein yields MTQINTVRGPVDSAELGRTYMHEHVFVLTPDVQQNYPDEWGSEEERVADAVAKLRALSEQGVRTIVDPTVVGLGRYIPRIQRVAEQLPELNIVAATGLYTYDDVPFFFHYRGPALDAVVGASVPDPMVDMFVKDIEEGIADTGVRAGLLKCAIDEQGATPGVERVMRAIAKAHRRTGVPITVHTHPGHETGLHVKRVMCDEEGVRPDRIVLGHSGDSTDVEHLTELAEAGFILGMDRFGINLETTFEARAETLIEMCRRGFASQMVLSQDASCYIDWIDPNVIAALPQWHYLHIENDVLPYVRERGVTEKMITEMLVEVPRRYFENVEPY; encoded by the coding sequence ATGACCCAGATCAACACCGTCCGCGGTCCCGTCGACAGCGCTGAACTCGGACGCACGTACATGCATGAACACGTGTTCGTACTGACGCCGGACGTGCAGCAGAACTACCCGGACGAGTGGGGGAGCGAGGAGGAACGGGTCGCAGACGCGGTGGCGAAGTTGCGGGCGCTCTCCGAGCAAGGTGTCCGCACCATCGTCGATCCGACCGTTGTCGGTCTCGGTCGCTACATTCCGCGAATCCAGCGGGTCGCCGAGCAGCTACCTGAGCTGAATATCGTTGCGGCAACCGGGCTGTACACCTACGACGACGTGCCGTTCTTCTTTCACTACCGAGGTCCGGCGCTAGATGCTGTGGTCGGTGCGAGTGTTCCCGACCCCATGGTCGACATGTTCGTCAAAGACATCGAAGAGGGAATCGCCGACACGGGGGTTCGTGCCGGGTTGCTCAAGTGCGCGATCGATGAGCAGGGGGCGACGCCGGGAGTGGAACGAGTTATGCGGGCAATCGCGAAGGCGCACCGGCGCACCGGGGTTCCGATCACGGTGCACACCCATCCGGGCCACGAGACCGGTCTGCATGTCAAACGTGTGATGTGCGACGAGGAGGGGGTGCGACCGGACCGGATCGTACTCGGACACAGCGGCGACAGTACAGACGTCGAGCATCTGACCGAACTGGCCGAGGCTGGGTTCATCCTCGGAATGGACAGGTTCGGGATCAATCTCGAGACCACGTTCGAAGCGCGAGCCGAAACGCTCATCGAGATGTGCCGTAGAGGGTTCGCCAGCCAGATGGTGCTGTCTCAGGATGCCTCCTGCTACATCGACTGGATCGACCCCAACGTGATCGCGGCCCTGCCACAGTGGCACTACCTCCACATCGAGAACGATGTGCTGCCCTATGTCCGAGAGCGAGGTGTCACAGAGAAGATGATTACGGAAATGCTGGTGGAGGTCCCGAGGCGATACTTCGAGAACGTCGAACCGTACTGA
- a CDS encoding nuclear transport factor 2 family protein, with protein MTPDQLITQFCAEWLEPDPARIAEYFSEDAVYHNIPMEPVTGREAIREFIAGFVGAFGAIDFQVKRQIADGGHGPDPQQSSGVVMNERIDVLNLGGTAVELPVVGVFEIIDGKIASWRDYFDMAPIRAATGAK; from the coding sequence ATGACCCCGGATCAACTGATCACCCAATTCTGCGCAGAATGGCTCGAACCGGATCCGGCCAGAATCGCAGAGTACTTCTCGGAAGATGCTGTATACCATAATATTCCGATGGAACCCGTCACCGGACGTGAGGCGATTCGCGAGTTCATCGCCGGGTTCGTCGGGGCTTTCGGCGCCATCGACTTCCAAGTGAAGCGGCAGATTGCTGACGGGGGGCACGGACCCGACCCACAGCAGTCGAGCGGGGTGGTGATGAACGAGAGAATCGACGTGTTGAACCTGGGTGGAACGGCCGTCGAACTGCCCGTCGTCGGAGTCTTCGAGATCATCGACGGCAAGATCGCCAGTTGGCGCGACTATTTCGACATGGCCCCTATCCGGGCCGCTACCGGCGCGAAATAG
- a CDS encoding 3'(2'),5'-bisphosphate nucleotidase CysQ has product MTTDARLAADIASGAGALLLDIRAAGLGSDARELGRRGDVAADAYILGKLFAERPDDAILSEESADDPVRLESSRVWIIDPLDGSKEYGIPGRSDWAVHIALWERDRGITAAAVAQPALGAVYVSDDDSHAVHAERIPARPRIVVSASRPPDFVDAVATAIGAEVSTMGSAGAKAMAVLRGEVDAYIHSGGQWEWDSAAPVGVAMAAGLHCSRIDGTPMTYNESHPYLPDLLICRPELAQPLLAAIAEHAGDTADTGRVAMARAYIDALVSHDATKVRLAADAWRVENGQRTGESGEFIRDELENGFQYQAIQAVRDLSFHEWGDNVVARFELDLGATPSDVTSVRITEHFAIPAGEIQSVMAIIEPSAINRESQ; this is encoded by the coding sequence GTGACCACTGACGCACGACTCGCCGCCGACATCGCATCCGGTGCCGGAGCCCTTCTGCTGGACATTCGCGCCGCCGGGCTGGGATCGGATGCGCGCGAGCTCGGCAGGAGGGGTGACGTCGCCGCTGACGCCTATATTCTCGGCAAACTCTTCGCCGAGAGGCCGGATGACGCGATCCTCTCGGAGGAGTCTGCAGACGATCCGGTGCGACTCGAGAGTTCGCGGGTGTGGATCATCGACCCACTCGACGGTTCCAAGGAATACGGGATCCCAGGACGTTCGGACTGGGCTGTGCACATTGCGCTGTGGGAACGCGATCGCGGAATCACCGCGGCGGCGGTGGCGCAACCGGCGCTCGGCGCCGTCTATGTCAGTGACGACGATTCGCACGCCGTGCATGCCGAACGGATTCCGGCGCGCCCACGCATTGTCGTGAGTGCGAGCCGACCTCCCGACTTCGTCGATGCCGTCGCGACGGCGATCGGCGCGGAGGTCTCGACCATGGGGTCCGCGGGCGCGAAGGCGATGGCTGTGCTCCGCGGCGAGGTGGACGCCTATATCCATTCCGGCGGACAGTGGGAATGGGACTCGGCGGCACCGGTGGGTGTCGCCATGGCCGCGGGCCTGCACTGTTCCCGGATCGACGGAACTCCCATGACCTACAACGAGTCCCATCCCTACCTTCCCGACCTTCTGATCTGCCGGCCGGAGTTGGCGCAGCCTCTACTTGCCGCGATTGCCGAGCACGCCGGCGATACGGCCGACACCGGGCGGGTGGCGATGGCCCGGGCCTATATCGATGCACTCGTCAGCCACGACGCCACCAAGGTGCGCCTCGCCGCTGATGCATGGCGGGTGGAGAACGGCCAGCGCACCGGCGAGTCGGGTGAATTCATCCGGGACGAGCTGGAGAACGGCTTCCAGTACCAGGCCATCCAGGCCGTGCGGGATCTGTCGTTCCACGAGTGGGGTGACAATGTAGTGGCCCGATTCGAGCTCGACCTGGGAGCGACGCCGAGCGATGTCACATCGGTTCGGATAACGGAGCATTTCGCGATCCCGGCTGGGGAGATTCAATCTGTCATGGCCATCATCGAACCGTCAGCGATCAATAGGGAGAGTCAATGA